In the Arachis stenosperma cultivar V10309 chromosome 8, arast.V10309.gnm1.PFL2, whole genome shotgun sequence genome, CATCCATCAATATCCATGGGCTCTGCCACATTTTCATCATCCATAGTTTGATTTTCATGCAGTGTAGACAGGGTAGTACAATCAAGAGGCTTACAGAGGCCAAAATCTGAGAGCTTCATGTGTCCATTTTTATCCAGGAGAAGGTTATCTGGTTTAATATCCCTGATAAAATGAATTAGGAAACTGATAAGACAGTTTAGCATGTAAAAATATTCCATTCACCACCCAATAAACCATCATCACTGATTTAACAAATTAAGCCAACAACTTTATCAGCACATCCAAATCGAACCTGTGAATGTAATTGTGTTTATGAATAGACTCTATGGCTAGAACACTCTGTGCAATGTAAAATCTGGCAACATCTTCACTTAACGTGTCTTCCCTCATCAATAGCGTCATCACATCACCCCCGGGAAGGTACTCCATAATTAAATACAAGTAATCAGCATCCTGAAATGAGTAGTAAAGTTTCACAATGCAATGACTAGCAACTTCAGCTAGTAAGTTCCTCTCAGCTCTAACATGTTCCACCTGTAGAAAAAAAGATCTCTTGTAAGTAAAGTAACAGCTAAGCATACATCCAATGACTTGGTGATCCTTCTAACGGGAGATAGTATCACCTATTAATGGGTTTATAATCTCTAGACTAAAACATCTAAGCAACAATCATGAAATGCAAATGTAGAGTAATAAATCAAATGTCAGGTCTGTTATTTTCATCCAGATTAtgcacctctttttcaaaaatctcgTTCCACTCAATTTGTTACATATATCTTACCTGGCCTCTCTTCAGCATTTCAGATTTCTTCAGCTTTTTCATGGCATAAATGTTTCCAGATTTCTTCTCCCGACACAGTCTAACCTGTAATTGGACAATTTAGGAGAAAATAGTAACAGAAATAAAGGTAAAAACTGAAAGCACTGgaaaaattttctatttctaaACAGAACTGATTAATGATCTATTGCATATCCTACAAGAATTCTTTCATGCACAAATAAGTATGCCAAGGACAAATCTGACCTCTCCAAAGGCCCCCCTTCCAATGATGGTCAAATGCTCAAAATCGTCAACACAAATCTTGTGCCTTTTCAATCGCATATATTCAGTCTCCTTCCTCTCTAAATCTTTGATTAAGTTAACACGTTCCTCATTTGGCACATCTGAAGAAGCTAATTGTCTTTCTAAAACCCAACGcctagaatttaaaaaaaaaatgtgtcAGGATCATTCAAAACAGAAGGTGAACAAAGGAACTTCATCAGAATTGAGACTTTGAGACTATTTTACGTAACACTTAAGCATGATTACTAATAGAGATGCCAATATAAATCTTAACGTCTTTAACTTCCTttatttttccctttttttccAAGATGAAGCTCAGACATGAAAGAATGTGTGTTATGTTGTTTCACCCCAATCAGTTTAGACCAAAGCTTAATGTCTATAACAAGAAGCTGAGACCTCTTACAAAGTTACAATCAAGTCAATAAATATtatgatctcatttattaatGGCCAGAAAAGTATCCGTCTTATGATACTATCCAATGCAAAAACATTGAAACAACGTCACTTTTCTCCTTCACTTCATTGTGCACAGATATTTCCAAAGCAATAAATTCAAGAATTAAGTGTTCAATCCATAGCATAAGCACATCTTGTCTCTACTCAGGACCCTTAATGGCCTGCTTCAGATCCTCAGTGGACTTAGACAAATGTTAGTCCCTATTTAGTAGTGATGTTCTCTTATTGCATCAGTGTTCCCATTTAATTTTAGTTCCAACTCATTTTGGTCCTGGATGTCAAATTATCACATCAGGTGCTTGTATAGCTGTTAGCCATGCTTATCAAGCCGCATGGAAATGGGAAGCCAAAGAAAGATATTGAAAGGATTTAAGAAAACATAGGAAAAAGTGTGAAATTTTTGTTAAACTATAGGGGTTATTTAATTATACTTGAACCTTTTTAAGTAAAGCAATTTTAAACTAGCCAAGTTTTTTCGTAAACCGGAATCAATTCTATAAATCTTACTTGGCCTCTATTGATAAATGCAGGTAGATTGGGACCACTTCATGGCAAAAAGTATGTCTAACCATAAAAAAGAGGaggtaattaatttatttgctaaTTACACCTTAAGAAAAATTATTCGACCAAAACATGGACGGGGTAAGGACTGTGTGAAACATGATGCTAGAAGACATGCTAAAGCTTCTCCACACTGATCAACTTTACAAAAGAAACAGATTATAGATGCTGCAGCATATTGAAGCATGAATCAAGAAAATAACTGAATGAGAAAAAGGATTATAACTTAAGAAAAACAGGATCAGACACGAGCATTACACTGTAGAACAAGAGATACGAAGGGTCACACTGTAAGAACCAGGTTAATCACTATATCTCAAATCTTCTGCATTTTCAATTCAACATAAGAACCAGAGTCTCCAAACAAAACAAATGGATCATAGACTAGTTGAAAAATCTCATTAATCAACCCTAACAGATTAATTCTAGGATCAGTTTCAAGCTCGAAATTATCACTCAACTAGTGATTTGCAACTAAGATTACTTCAGCTACAAAAGGCATGTCAACTTGGCAAGTTTAGAAagctaattaaataaataacaagATCTATCACATCAATTTGCATTGTGCTCGACTTAGCAAAAGCTTCAACTCTCAACACACCAGAGTTCAAAAATTCCATAGCAAATCACAACAAAGCAGATAAGAAACACTTTCATATACAAGtacctctccttcctctcttgGATGTTCTTCATCTGAGCCCTATAGTGATTCTCTATGAACTTCTTAGCTGCAGCTACCTTCTCCATCGTCAAGCTCGAACCTAACACCTCCTCTCCTCCCTTCTCTTCTTCCACGAGATCCtccatctctctcttctctctcctctctctcagAGTGAGGACCGTGAGTGAGAGaagagaataataataataataataataataataataataataatgtgtTAAATCCAACTCACtgtatttattcttttttttatttatgcaaaTAGCATAATAATCTCACCTATCTATCTGGATTCtgaagctttttttttttttcctctctcTACTCCAACGCAGACACACACTGTACaactttctctctctaaaaaaaaaacactctGGAACGTTTTTATTTATTGCAACAACGAGGAGAGATGATGCATTAAAGAACAGGGGCTGAGGGACTCGAATCCGAGGCAACACCAGTAGCGTTATCCAATGCACTATACAGTCATGCCTCATGCTTGACTGCCATGTCACCGGCGTCCCTTTCGTGAATTCGCTCTCCGCTTACGTGGCGTGATCCGGGTGTGAGTGTTCAGGAGAGGCACGTGGGAAGTGGCGCAGGGAAACGCGCCCGGAAGCAGGAGGGGAGGGGCGTGACGCGCTAGTGGAGGAAGGTGTGGAACACGTTGGGCGATGATAAAGTAGGAGAAAGTGTCGCTGTCACCATCATAAATGAAATGAGCGCATTTTTAGTACATGAAAACAACGAGGAAAGGGTCCCACTCTTGTTTAGCTTTCTGATTGGGTCGTGTCATTCACTCTCCATGCCAGGtacctttttctttattttttttttgtttgtgaaATTTGATTTATCTGCAACCTCATTGGCTGTATCTGACTCGTGTTATGTTGTGATTATGGGTATGGCTACCGGTGCATCGTGCTTGTTTTTCTCGGTATGTTATCGCCCTTTTATGTATCTGCATCTTCTTCACTAGATCTGAGTTGTACTAGtcctttttattattgttatcttttaaagttttaatagataaatttattaattaaagaaaaaaaatctaattgGATCTTCTACCTGCTCCCACAAAAGTTTATAAGagtattaataaaattataactaACTTTTAAATAAGTAAAAAAGTGGAGTTAAATTTTAAAGTGGTTCTTGAGATTCACagattatattaatttagtttttgaCCAATTATATTGTTTATGTTTCCAACTTTGTTAAAAATGCATTATGTTAGTCCTTTTTTAAATCTCCGAACAAGTTTACCTGCCATCAATAGTGACATAGCGCTGACATGTCATACTGACGTATATAACGGCTAGCTGAGGTGGTAATTGGAACTATTTGACCCATTGTGGTCTCTCTACTTATTTTCAATCTTAATTTCAGCATTTTATCTTTATCgctcttcatcttcttctctttaATCAGGAACGTTCTTCTcctatttttttgttgttattcTTTGAAACTGAAAGCAAAATCATGATTAGATGTGCGAGTCAGGGTCAAAGAATGATATGTGAAATTGCATTGTTTAGAATTAGAATGATGAAACCCTTGGTTGGAATCTCAATTGGGAAGTTGTGGTTAATGGTCTTGAGAGCTTTTCATAGTGCACTATTGCACTTAAATTCAAAACTAAATGCTATTTGCCATACTCTATCACTCTTCTTGACCCGTCCATTAGCTTCTATGTAAGCCAATTCATACCATGGAGATAGCTGCAAGTTCTTATTCAACTCATCTAAAACGGCCCTGTCTCCTGCGTGAATGCAAAAATGTTCGAATGCAAACTTGAAATCTAAAATATATGCTTTGACTTTCGTCTTTAAAAGTTTCTTGGCAACGAAtattgcaaagaatagcaactGCTGAGATGTTGGAAGCACAAGAGGGCTTAATGTGGTGATGTTGGTTTTCAAAGTATCCCCTGCAATCGTCATAAGGTCTTTTCTCTTTCGATAATGTGACACCAACTTTTTCATTGACATCATCTTCTTGTTTAACGCAGCTAAAGCTCTTGTCTTCACTGACCTTGTTCGTGCGACCAGTGTGAAACAATTAGTATTTCGACCGCCTCCTTGCGAGAAAATGTTGCCGGGAGGCCTGAGGTAGAGAGTCTTGTTAAGGGTGTGGGGTCATCGATGGTCTTTATGTGTAGGTGGCGACATCGTCTTCATCGACGAAAATGGCTTTGACTGTGCCATCTTCGAAAAGGTAGACCTTTTTCCTGGGAGGCACAAAAGATCCCATATGAGACAGGCTACCCGTAAAGTAGCCCACAAATAGGTTGACGAAGATGTACATGAAAGGAATGTTTACTTCCTCTATCACCTTTCTCACAACCATCTTGTTCTCAAATGTCACCTTTCTTGACTCTAACGCTTCCCCCATCCTCGGTGGGTCTAGTCCAAACTCCAACAGCAAGAAGCACTATGAATATATAAGACTAGACTATTAATTGATTGATGatgaaattagaaactaaaatgAATTGAATGAAACCTTGAGGTTGCCGGCTTCCTTGATGGCATTAATGAGGTTGAGCTGTTAGCCAATGCTGTGACTTTTGATATGGACACCGGAAATGGCACTGATGACAACATCCACCTTCTTGACGGCATCCACAAGGCTCTGGTGGTCGGAGAAGGATGCCTCTATGAGGTGGACAATATCCAATCATGATTTTACTTTTTGTTTCAAAGAGTAACAACAAAGAAGCAGGAGAAGAACGTTCgaagaagatgaagaacgaTAGATATGGGATGCTGAAATTAGGGTTGAAAATAGGTAGAAGAACCACAATAGGTCAAATAGTTCCAATTGCCACGTCAGCTAGCCGTTATATACGCCAGCGTGGCATCTCATTACCGGTAGCAAGTAAATTGGCCGGAGATATAGAGAAGGATCAACGTGGTACATTTTTAACAAAGTTGGGGACATAAATAGTGCAAT is a window encoding:
- the LOC130945011 gene encoding uncharacterized protein LOC130945011 isoform X2 — translated: MEDLVEEEKGGEEVLGSSLTMEKVAAAKKFIENHYRAQMKNIQERKERRWVLERQLASSDVPNEERVNLIKDLERKETEYMRLKRHKICVDDFEHLTIIGRGAFGEVRLCREKKSGNIYAMKKLKKSEMLKRGQVEHVRAERNLLAEVASHCIVKLYYSFQDADYLYLIMEYLPGGDVMTLLMREDTLSEDVARFYIAQSVLAIESIHKHNYIHRDIKPDNLLLDKNGHMKLSDFGLCKPLDCTTLSTLHENQTMDDENVAEPMDIDGCFPDADNRSSWRSPREQLQHWQMNRRKLAFSTVGTPDYIAPEVLLKKGYGMECDWWSLGAIMYEMLVGYPPFYADDPITTCRKIVHWRNHLRFPEDARLTLEAKDLICRLLCDVDHRLGTQGAQEIKVHPWFKNVEWDKLYQMEAAFKPQVNGDLDTQNFMKFDEVDPPTGARTGSGSSRKMLLTPKDLNFVGYTYKNFDAVKEGLRQSLSDSMQDYASKRAAEETGLQMLATTGDPMLP